A genomic window from Anthonomus grandis grandis chromosome 2, icAntGran1.3, whole genome shotgun sequence includes:
- the LOC126750161 gene encoding uncharacterized protein LOC126750161, with amino-acid sequence MTWTDEETLAFIDMYRVRSSLWNSSNSDYKNKNRRHDGLTEIAVSFGIEKQEVERKIKNLQSHFSRERKKELESKKTGSGTDEAYVSKWFAYQAMLFLTDKNKPRKTVDNIEDSVDYDEGEKDLQEEDTRNGGEVQGQVSTQPSTSQEKQAAAETPT; translated from the exons atgACGTGGACTGACGAAGAAACGTTGGCCTTTATTGATATGTATCGTGTTCGTTCTTCATTATGGAACAGTTCAAATTccgattacaaaaataaaaaccgaagaCATGATGGTCTCACGGAAATTGCTGTTTCATTTGGTATAGAGAAGCAGGAGGTTGagcgaaaaatcaaaaatttacaaaGCCATTTTTCGAGGGAAAGAAAGAAAGAACTCGAAAGCAAGAAAACTGGAAGTGGTACTGACGAAGCGTACGTAAGCAAATGGTTTGCGTACCAAGCTATGTTGTTCTTAACCGACAAGAATAAACCACGAAAAACAGTAGATAATATTGAG GATTCAGTGGATTATGATGAGGGAGAAAAAGATTTACAAGAGGAAGACACTAGAAATGGAGGAGAAGTTCAAGGCCAAGTTTCAACTCAACCATCAACTTCCCAAGAGAAACAGGCAGCAGCGGAGACCCCTACATAA